The proteins below are encoded in one region of Streptomyces ficellus:
- a CDS encoding M56 family metallopeptidase, with protein sequence MLVSLALLGLGLLTAVAAPRLLARVAWPEREPVVALWVWQCVVAAVLLCFALSMTFSAAAAWQAVRGHVFAPAPRAVVEAYELGAHGPWSAVLAVLLACGGLWTGAMLTREVRRSRLGHRRRRAELLVRAPLLPGEEPGPDALVLLEGERPDAWWLPGQVPRLVVTTGALRRLKGHQLDAVLAHEQGHARARHDWLLHCSTALATGFPQIPVFAAFRDEMHRLVELAADDVASKRYGRLTIALALVELNEHRGVFGPCPTPDAGLPHRVNRLLTAAPRLTAGRRLRLTAAAALVPVVPLLVAFVPALRALG encoded by the coding sequence ATGCTGGTCTCCCTCGCGCTGCTCGGGCTCGGCCTTCTCACCGCCGTGGCGGCTCCGCGTCTGCTGGCGCGGGTCGCGTGGCCGGAGCGCGAGCCGGTCGTGGCGCTGTGGGTGTGGCAGTGCGTGGTGGCGGCGGTGCTGCTGTGCTTCGCCCTGTCGATGACGTTCAGCGCGGCGGCCGCCTGGCAGGCCGTCCGGGGTCACGTCTTCGCGCCCGCCCCGCGCGCGGTGGTCGAGGCGTACGAACTCGGCGCGCACGGGCCGTGGTCGGCCGTGCTCGCGGTCCTGCTCGCGTGCGGTGGCCTGTGGACCGGGGCGATGCTCACCCGGGAGGTGCGCCGGTCCCGGCTGGGGCACCGGCGCCGGCGCGCCGAACTCCTGGTGCGCGCACCGCTGTTGCCGGGCGAGGAGCCCGGCCCGGACGCGCTGGTGCTGCTGGAGGGTGAGCGGCCGGACGCCTGGTGGCTGCCGGGCCAGGTGCCCCGGCTGGTCGTCACCACCGGCGCGCTGCGCCGCCTGAAGGGGCATCAGCTCGATGCGGTGCTGGCCCATGAGCAGGGGCACGCGCGGGCGCGGCACGACTGGCTGCTGCACTGCTCGACGGCGCTGGCCACGGGTTTCCCGCAGATCCCGGTGTTCGCCGCGTTCCGGGACGAGATGCACCGCCTGGTGGAGCTGGCCGCGGACGACGTGGCGTCGAAGCGGTACGGGCGCCTGACGATCGCGCTCGCGCTGGTGGAACTGAACGAGCACCGCGGGGTGTTCGGACCCTGCCCGACGCCGGACGCCGGTCTGCCGCACCGCGTGAACCGGCTCCTGACCGCCGCGCCGCGGCTGACGGCGGGGCGGCGCCTGCGGCTGACGGCCGCCGCCGCGCTCGTCCCGGTCGTACCGCTGCTGGTGGCGTTCGTGCCGGCGCTGCGGGCGCTGGGCTAG
- a CDS encoding TetR/AcrR family transcriptional regulator produces MSPRSASVNEELRRRSRERLLQATVELVAERGYEATTLADIADRAGSARGLVSYYFPGKRQLLQSAVHRLMHLTLEAALEREPRSEDGRERLARAIDAILGLAVERPLLMRTHMAGILQAEGFVQGPEQQRLASLLRDTVDRYGSRDVDADYPLLRALLMGAVFAVLLPGAPMAPARLRAELFQRYGLDWELGVPPDGEPSGGTHEGGQPFQR; encoded by the coding sequence ATGTCCCCGCGCAGCGCATCGGTCAATGAAGAGCTGCGGCGACGGTCGCGGGAGCGACTGCTCCAGGCGACGGTGGAGCTGGTCGCCGAGCGGGGGTACGAGGCGACGACGCTGGCCGACATCGCGGACCGGGCCGGTTCGGCGCGCGGACTGGTGTCGTACTACTTCCCCGGCAAGCGGCAGCTGCTCCAGTCGGCGGTGCACCGGCTGATGCACCTCACCCTGGAGGCGGCGCTGGAGCGCGAGCCGCGCAGCGAGGACGGGCGGGAGCGGCTGGCCCGGGCCATCGACGCGATCCTGGGGCTCGCGGTGGAGCGGCCGCTGCTGATGCGTACGCACATGGCGGGGATCCTCCAGGCGGAGGGGTTCGTGCAGGGGCCGGAGCAGCAGCGGCTGGCGTCCCTGCTGCGGGACACGGTGGACCGGTACGGGTCACGGGACGTGGACGCCGACTATCCGCTGCTGCGGGCCCTGCTGATGGGCGCCGTGTTCGCGGTGCTGCTGCCGGGGGCGCCGATGGCGCCGGCCCGGCTGCGGGCGGAGCTGTTCCAGCGGTACGGGCTGGACTGGGAGCTGGGCGTGCCGCCGGACGGGGAGCCGTCCGGCGGCACGCACGAGGGCGGTCAGCCGTTCCAGCGGTGA
- a CDS encoding SDR family NAD(P)-dependent oxidoreductase → MNGKGNGNGGPLEGAVVAVAGAAGAAGRAALLRLAEAGATVVASDADPQRLAEAVDAARYAHGGATVVGDTVDLLDPAAAREWADKTEKEFGRIDGLVHLVGGWRGSATFAETDLADWTLLEKLLIRTVQNTTLAFHDGLLRSDRGRYVLVSAAGASKPTAGNAAYAASKAAAEAWTLALGDAFRKAGGEEGPKAAATILIVKALVHDAMRAERPNAKFAGFTDVMDLADEIAAVWDKPAREVNGQRLWLTPKP, encoded by the coding sequence ATGAACGGCAAGGGCAACGGAAACGGCGGCCCGCTCGAGGGCGCCGTCGTCGCGGTGGCCGGAGCGGCGGGAGCGGCCGGCCGGGCCGCCCTGCTGCGGCTCGCGGAGGCCGGAGCGACCGTGGTCGCCTCCGACGCCGACCCGCAGCGGCTCGCGGAGGCGGTCGACGCCGCCCGGTACGCGCACGGCGGGGCGACCGTCGTCGGTGACACCGTCGACCTGCTCGACCCGGCCGCGGCCCGCGAGTGGGCCGACAAGACCGAGAAGGAGTTCGGGCGGATCGACGGCCTGGTCCACCTGGTCGGCGGCTGGCGCGGCAGCGCCACCTTCGCCGAGACGGACCTCGCCGACTGGACCCTCCTGGAGAAGCTCCTGATCCGCACGGTCCAGAACACCACGCTCGCCTTCCACGACGGGCTGCTGCGCAGCGACCGCGGCCGCTACGTCCTGGTCAGCGCCGCCGGTGCCAGCAAGCCGACCGCCGGGAACGCCGCCTACGCCGCCTCCAAGGCCGCCGCCGAGGCGTGGACGCTCGCGCTCGGCGACGCCTTCCGCAAGGCGGGCGGCGAGGAGGGCCCGAAGGCCGCGGCTACGATCCTGATCGTGAAGGCTCTGGTGCACGACGCCATGCGCGCCGAGCGCCCGAACGCCAAGTTCGCGGGCTTCACGGACGTCATGGATCTGGCCGACGAGATCGCCGCCGTCTGGGACAAGCCCGCCCGGGAAGTGAATGGACAGCGCCTGTGGCTGACCCCCAAGCCGTGA
- a CDS encoding glycerophosphodiester phosphodiesterase, translated as MSFLTIGHRGVMGVEPENTLRSFVRAEHAGMDVIELDLHLSKDGALVVMHDAEVDRTTDGTGAVADKTLAELRELDAGLGERIPVFEDVLDAVRIPLQAEIKDVAAARALAEVMHRRDLTGRVEVSSFHDEAVAEIARLVPGVRTVLIASHWGDDIVARALAVGAGALALNIRRLTLETTERARAAGLRIIAWVVNTPEHLRLVRALELDGATTDHPEIRRTGRFTA; from the coding sequence TTGAGTTTCCTCACCATCGGTCATCGCGGAGTCATGGGTGTCGAGCCGGAGAACACCCTGCGGTCCTTCGTCCGCGCGGAGCACGCGGGCATGGACGTCATCGAACTGGACCTGCACCTGAGCAAGGACGGCGCCCTGGTCGTCATGCACGACGCCGAGGTGGACCGGACGACCGACGGCACCGGGGCCGTCGCCGACAAGACCCTGGCCGAGCTGCGGGAGCTCGACGCCGGGCTGGGCGAACGGATCCCGGTGTTCGAGGACGTCCTGGACGCCGTGCGGATCCCGCTCCAGGCGGAGATCAAGGACGTGGCCGCCGCCCGGGCACTGGCCGAGGTGATGCACCGGCGCGACCTGACCGGGCGGGTGGAGGTCTCCTCGTTCCACGACGAGGCGGTCGCCGAGATCGCCCGGCTCGTACCGGGCGTCCGCACCGTGCTCATCGCCAGTCACTGGGGCGACGACATCGTGGCCCGGGCGCTGGCGGTGGGCGCCGGCGCGCTCGCGCTGAACATCCGCCGCCTCACCCTGGAGACCACCGAACGGGCGCGGGCGGCGGGGCTGCGGATCATCGCCTGGGTGGTCAACACACCGGAGCACCTGCGGCTCGTCAGGGCCCTGGAGCTGGACGGGGCGACCACCGACCACCCGGAGATCCGCCGCACGGGCCGCTTCACGGCCTGA
- a CDS encoding GNAT family N-acetyltransferase, translating into MDTALPLGADELTYRDATEADVPVLVELVESAYRGDSSRAGWTTEADILEGQRTDPQGVREVIGTPGSRLLVVERDGEPVACCQLEHRGDAAYFGMFAVRPGLQGGGLGRCVMAEAERLVVAEWGVREMHMTVISVRDELIAWYERRGYRRTGRMTPFPYGDERFGLPQRDDLEFELLVKTLAKTV; encoded by the coding sequence ATGGACACCGCACTGCCCCTGGGCGCGGACGAACTGACCTACCGCGACGCCACCGAGGCCGACGTCCCCGTGCTCGTCGAGCTGGTCGAGTCGGCGTACCGGGGCGACTCCAGCCGCGCCGGCTGGACGACCGAGGCGGACATCCTGGAGGGGCAGCGCACCGACCCGCAGGGCGTGCGGGAGGTCATCGGCACGCCCGGTTCCCGCCTCCTGGTCGTCGAGCGCGACGGCGAGCCGGTCGCCTGCTGCCAGCTGGAACACCGCGGCGACGCCGCCTACTTCGGCATGTTCGCCGTACGGCCCGGCCTCCAGGGCGGTGGGCTCGGGCGGTGCGTCATGGCGGAGGCGGAACGGCTCGTCGTCGCCGAGTGGGGCGTGCGCGAGATGCACATGACGGTGATCTCGGTCCGCGACGAGCTGATCGCCTGGTACGAGCGGCGCGGCTACCGCCGTACGGGCCGGATGACCCCGTTCCCGTACGGCGACGAGCGCTTCGGCCTGCCGCAGCGCGACGACCTCGAGTTCGAGCTCCTGGTGAAGACGCTCGCGAAGACCGTCTGA
- a CDS encoding ATP-dependent Clp protease ATP-binding subunit, which yields MSSGFMGPEGYGSDPFSEFLARFFGSGAGSSPAGGRPIPRYIDIGRLMSEPARRMVGDAASYAAEHGSTDLETEHLLRAALATEPTRDLIARAGADPDALADEIDRTAGEGPPQSRIAVTPAVKRALLDAHDLARHTGASYIGPEHVLAALASNPDSAAGRILNAAKFDPGSVQGSGPGRGGPGPWVGDTEQRPAPPRGTPTLDKYGRDLTDMAKEGRIDPVIGRDLEIEQTVEVLSRRGKNNPVLIGDAGVGKTAIVEGLAQRIAEHDVPDTLRDRRVVALDLSGVVAGTRYRGDFEERLNTIIEEIRAHSGELIVFIDELHTVVGAGAGSGGGDSGPMDAGNMLKPALARGELHVIGATTMEEYRRYVEKDAALARRFQPILVPEPNPEDAVEILRGLQDRYEAHHQVRYTDEALLAAVELSDRYLTERFLPDKAIDLIDQAGARVRLRTHTDTDVRALERQAEQLSRDKAQAVADEQYEKATELRDRIQEITERIRAGRVERPAGDGAVVEVTAEDIAEVVSRQTGIPVASLTQEEKARLLGLEEHLRQRVIGQDEAVRAVSEAVLRSRAGLADPRRPIGSFLFLGPTGVGKTELARALADALFGSDERMVRLDMSEFQERHTVSRLVGAPPGYVGHEEAGQLTESVRRHPYSLLLLDEVEKAHPDVFNILLQVLDDGRLTDSQGRTVDFKNTVIVMTSNLGSEAIGTGRGMVGFGAADGGAAGDAARERALRPLREHFRPEFLNRIDEIVIFRRLDEEQLRRITDLLLEETRRRMRAQEISVEFAPDAVDWIARRGHQPEYGARPLRRTIQREVDNHLSRLLLDGRLPAGGRVRVAVDDGRLAFRTDEPGAPGEPAGARAATGETAGDATGSLGKPGAMDRPPGLLGPGRG from the coding sequence ATGAGCAGCGGTTTTATGGGTCCGGAGGGTTACGGCTCCGACCCGTTCAGCGAGTTTCTGGCCCGCTTCTTCGGGAGCGGGGCGGGATCGTCGCCCGCGGGCGGGCGGCCCATCCCCCGGTACATCGACATCGGTCGCCTGATGAGCGAACCCGCGCGCCGGATGGTCGGCGACGCCGCCTCGTACGCCGCCGAACACGGCAGTACCGACCTGGAGACCGAGCACCTGCTGCGGGCGGCCCTCGCCACCGAGCCCACCCGTGACCTGATCGCGCGCGCGGGCGCCGACCCCGACGCCCTGGCCGACGAGATCGACCGGACGGCCGGCGAGGGGCCGCCGCAGTCCCGGATCGCCGTCACGCCCGCCGTCAAGCGGGCGCTGCTCGACGCCCACGACCTGGCCCGGCACACGGGTGCCTCGTACATCGGGCCCGAGCACGTGCTGGCGGCGCTCGCCTCGAACCCGGACTCGGCGGCGGGGCGGATCCTGAACGCGGCCAAGTTCGACCCCGGCTCCGTGCAGGGCTCCGGACCCGGGCGCGGCGGCCCCGGCCCGTGGGTGGGCGACACCGAGCAGCGGCCCGCGCCGCCGCGCGGCACGCCCACGCTGGACAAGTACGGCCGCGACCTGACGGACATGGCCAAGGAGGGCCGGATCGACCCGGTGATCGGCCGGGACCTGGAGATCGAGCAGACGGTGGAGGTGCTGTCGCGGCGCGGCAAGAACAACCCCGTGCTCATCGGTGACGCCGGGGTCGGCAAGACGGCCATCGTCGAGGGCCTGGCCCAGCGCATCGCCGAGCACGACGTGCCGGACACCCTGCGCGACCGCCGGGTGGTGGCGCTGGACCTGTCCGGAGTCGTCGCCGGGACCCGCTACCGGGGCGACTTCGAGGAGCGGCTGAACACCATCATCGAGGAGATCCGCGCGCACTCCGGCGAGCTGATCGTCTTCATCGACGAACTGCACACGGTCGTCGGCGCGGGCGCGGGCAGCGGGGGCGGCGACAGCGGCCCGATGGACGCGGGCAACATGCTCAAGCCCGCGCTCGCCCGCGGTGAGCTGCACGTCATCGGCGCGACGACGATGGAGGAGTACCGCCGGTACGTCGAGAAGGACGCGGCGCTGGCCCGCCGGTTCCAGCCCATCCTGGTGCCGGAGCCGAACCCGGAGGACGCGGTGGAGATCCTGCGCGGCCTCCAGGACCGCTACGAGGCCCACCACCAGGTGCGCTACACCGACGAGGCGCTGCTCGCCGCCGTCGAGCTGTCCGACCGGTACCTGACCGAGCGGTTCCTGCCCGACAAGGCCATCGACCTGATCGACCAGGCCGGCGCCCGCGTCCGGCTGCGCACCCACACCGACACCGACGTACGGGCCCTGGAGCGGCAGGCGGAGCAGCTGTCCCGGGACAAGGCGCAGGCGGTGGCGGACGAGCAGTACGAGAAGGCGACCGAGCTGCGCGACCGCATCCAGGAGATCACTGAACGGATCAGGGCGGGGCGCGTGGAGCGGCCCGCCGGCGACGGAGCGGTCGTGGAGGTCACCGCCGAGGACATCGCCGAGGTCGTCAGCAGGCAGACCGGCATCCCGGTCGCCAGCCTCACCCAGGAGGAGAAGGCCCGGCTCCTGGGTCTCGAGGAGCATCTGCGGCAGCGGGTCATCGGGCAGGACGAGGCCGTCAGGGCCGTCTCGGAAGCGGTGCTGAGGTCCCGCGCGGGCCTCGCCGACCCGCGCCGCCCGATCGGCAGCTTCCTGTTCCTCGGCCCCACCGGTGTCGGCAAGACGGAGCTGGCCCGGGCCCTGGCGGACGCGCTGTTCGGCAGCGACGAGCGGATGGTGCGCCTGGACATGAGCGAGTTCCAGGAGCGGCACACGGTCAGCCGGCTGGTCGGCGCGCCGCCCGGGTACGTGGGGCACGAGGAGGCCGGGCAGCTGACGGAGTCGGTGCGCCGCCACCCGTACTCCCTGCTGCTGCTGGACGAGGTGGAGAAGGCCCACCCGGACGTGTTCAACATCCTGCTCCAGGTGCTGGACGACGGGCGGCTGACCGACTCGCAGGGCCGCACGGTCGACTTCAAGAACACGGTCATCGTGATGACCAGCAACCTCGGCTCCGAGGCGATCGGCACCGGACGCGGCATGGTCGGCTTCGGCGCCGCGGACGGCGGGGCGGCCGGCGACGCGGCGCGGGAGCGGGCGCTGCGGCCGCTGCGTGAGCACTTCCGCCCCGAGTTCCTCAACCGTATCGACGAGATCGTCATCTTCCGGCGCCTCGACGAGGAGCAGTTGCGCCGGATCACCGATCTGCTGCTGGAGGAGACCCGGCGCCGGATGCGCGCGCAGGAGATCTCGGTCGAGTTCGCCCCCGACGCCGTCGACTGGATCGCCCGCCGCGGCCACCAGCCGGAGTACGGCGCGCGGCCGCTGCGGCGCACGATCCAGCGCGAGGTCGACAACCACCTGTCCCGGCTCCTGCTGGACGGCAGGCTCCCGGCGGGCGGACGGGTGCGGGTGGCGGTCGACGACGGACGGCTGGCGTTCCGCACGGACGAACCGGGTGCCCCCGGAGAGCCGGCCGGCGCGCGGGCGGCGACCGGTGAGACGGCCGGTGACGCGACCGGTTCACTGGGCAAGCCCGGTGCCATGGACCGGCCCCCCGGGCTCCTCGGGCCAGGGCGCGGGTAG
- a CDS encoding DUF5134 domain-containing protein, whose amino-acid sequence MHGPAMSGWLLVALCGAAGAFCLARTASSTGAERRAAADEAVMGFGMAAMALPAAVLAPTGWTWAVFAAVFGASSLRALWAARRGAGHHLHHLVGSLAMVYMAVAMASGGGGAHAAHAAPGGVAPVTAVLLVYYAAYVLRAGLRLVPAGPVPVPDPGGRAAGPEVVPACRVSMGLAMLAMLAAM is encoded by the coding sequence GTGCACGGACCTGCGATGTCCGGCTGGCTGCTGGTGGCGCTCTGCGGGGCGGCCGGCGCCTTCTGTCTGGCGCGGACGGCGAGCAGCACGGGCGCCGAGCGGCGGGCGGCGGCGGACGAGGCGGTGATGGGCTTCGGCATGGCCGCGATGGCCCTGCCGGCGGCCGTCCTCGCGCCGACCGGGTGGACCTGGGCGGTGTTCGCGGCGGTGTTCGGCGCCTCTTCGCTGCGCGCGCTGTGGGCGGCCCGGCGCGGCGCGGGCCACCATCTGCACCACCTGGTGGGGTCGCTGGCCATGGTGTACATGGCGGTGGCGATGGCCTCGGGGGGCGGGGGCGCGCACGCCGCCCACGCGGCGCCGGGCGGCGTCGCGCCGGTGACGGCGGTGCTGCTCGTCTACTACGCGGCGTACGTGCTGCGGGCCGGGCTGCGGCTGGTGCCCGCCGGTCCGGTGCCGGTACCGGACCCGGGTGGCCGTGCGGCGGGTCCCGAGGTGGTTCCGGCGTGCCGGGTGTCCATGGGACTGGCCATGCTGGCGATGCTGGCGGCCATGTGA
- a CDS encoding LVIVD repeat-containing protein, with amino-acid sequence MTSSRATHVRRRRLGVATAAAGLLATLLTAGPAAAVPDPGDAPAPPGTVSAQDQAEARAAIRSGEIPGVDEIVHSANIEHVANVPREAFTGINSDLAFQGRYAFAGNYDGFRIFDISRPSSPRTVAQVLCPGSQNDVSVSGDLLFLSTDSSRSDDSCTSTTQPATEKSSWEGIKVFDISDKRNPRYVAAVETACGSHTHTLVPERRNVYVYVSSYSPSAAFPDCRPPHDGISVIKVPRKAPHKAAVVGFPVLFPGEGPDGGGNPGPPTNPGVNKTTGCHDITVLPSKDLAAGACMGDGILFSIKDPENPKVIDQVQDNVNFAFWHSATFNQRANKVVFTDELGGGGGATCNERTGPHRGADGIYDIVGKGDKRKLVFRSYFKIDRHQADTENCVAHNGSLIPVKGKDLMVQSWYQGGVSVWDFTDSARPKEIAYFERGPLSAEQLVGGGSWSAYYYNGHIYSNDMVKGFDVLKLDDRRTDPAKRVRMHELNVQTQPDYFDDFDDD; translated from the coding sequence CCCCGCCCCGCCGGGCACCGTCTCCGCCCAGGACCAGGCGGAAGCCCGCGCGGCCATCCGCTCCGGTGAGATCCCGGGCGTGGACGAGATCGTCCACAGCGCCAACATCGAGCACGTCGCCAACGTCCCGCGCGAGGCCTTCACCGGCATCAACTCCGACCTGGCCTTCCAGGGCCGGTACGCCTTCGCGGGCAACTACGACGGCTTCCGGATCTTCGACATCAGCAGGCCGTCCTCCCCGAGGACCGTCGCCCAAGTGCTCTGCCCCGGCTCCCAGAACGACGTGTCGGTCTCCGGCGACCTGCTCTTCCTCTCCACCGACTCCTCCCGCAGCGACGACTCCTGCACCAGCACCACGCAGCCCGCCACCGAGAAGTCCTCCTGGGAGGGCATCAAGGTCTTCGACATCAGCGACAAGCGCAACCCCCGGTACGTCGCCGCCGTCGAGACCGCCTGCGGCTCGCACACCCACACCCTCGTGCCGGAGCGCCGGAACGTCTACGTCTACGTCTCCTCCTACTCGCCCAGCGCCGCCTTCCCCGACTGCCGGCCACCGCACGACGGGATCTCCGTCATCAAGGTGCCCCGCAAGGCACCCCACAAGGCCGCGGTCGTGGGCTTCCCGGTGCTGTTCCCGGGCGAGGGCCCCGACGGCGGCGGCAACCCCGGCCCGCCCACCAACCCGGGCGTCAACAAGACCACCGGCTGCCACGACATCACCGTGCTGCCCTCCAAGGACCTGGCGGCCGGCGCCTGCATGGGCGACGGCATCCTCTTCTCCATCAAGGACCCGGAGAACCCGAAGGTCATCGACCAGGTGCAGGACAACGTCAACTTCGCCTTCTGGCACTCCGCGACGTTCAACCAGCGCGCGAACAAGGTCGTCTTCACCGACGAGCTGGGCGGCGGGGGCGGCGCCACCTGCAACGAGCGCACCGGGCCGCACCGCGGCGCCGACGGCATCTACGACATCGTCGGCAAGGGCGACAAGCGCAAGCTCGTCTTCCGCAGCTACTTCAAGATCGACCGCCACCAGGCGGACACCGAGAACTGCGTCGCGCACAACGGCTCGCTCATCCCGGTCAAGGGCAAGGACCTCATGGTCCAGTCCTGGTACCAGGGCGGCGTCTCCGTGTGGGACTTCACCGACTCGGCCCGCCCCAAGGAGATCGCCTACTTCGAGCGCGGCCCGCTCAGCGCCGAGCAGCTGGTCGGCGGCGGCTCCTGGTCGGCGTACTACTACAACGGCCACATCTACTCGAACGACATGGTCAAGGGCTTCGACGTACTGAAGCTCGACGACCGCCGCACCGACCCGGCGAAGCGGGTCCGGATGCACGAACTCAACGTCCAGACCCAGCCCGACTACTTCGACGACTTCGACGACGACTGA
- a CDS encoding phosphatase PAP2 family protein, which translates to MHSPTTPPTRPPFTPFTPLASVVALVSGALSALLLVLVATEWGPLMSFDRAVADGMHDSAVRSPELTGTNRILSDWVWDPWAMRALVAAGVVWLWWRGERLLALWAAAVSAVGSAVQQLMKVAVGRDRPRWQDPVDTAHFAAFPSGHAMTAAVTCGLLLWLLALFGAARRLRVAVLAVGAFSVVGVGLTRLYLGVHWASDVVAGWLLGGCLVAVAVLAYERAAARRDAASA; encoded by the coding sequence ATGCACTCCCCCACCACACCCCCCACACGCCCCCCGTTCACTCCCTTCACCCCCCTCGCCTCCGTCGTCGCGCTGGTGTCCGGTGCCCTGTCGGCCCTGCTGCTGGTCCTGGTCGCCACCGAGTGGGGGCCGCTGATGTCGTTCGACCGCGCGGTGGCGGACGGGATGCACGACTCGGCCGTCCGGAGTCCGGAGCTCACCGGGACCAACCGGATCCTCAGCGATTGGGTGTGGGATCCGTGGGCGATGCGCGCGCTGGTCGCGGCGGGAGTGGTGTGGCTGTGGTGGCGCGGGGAACGGCTGCTCGCCCTGTGGGCGGCGGCGGTGAGCGCGGTGGGCTCCGCCGTGCAGCAGCTGATGAAGGTGGCGGTGGGCCGGGACCGGCCGCGGTGGCAGGACCCGGTGGACACGGCGCACTTCGCGGCGTTCCCGTCGGGTCACGCGATGACGGCCGCGGTCACCTGCGGGCTGCTGCTCTGGCTGCTGGCGCTGTTCGGCGCGGCCCGTCGGCTGAGGGTCGCCGTCCTGGCCGTCGGCGCCTTCTCGGTGGTGGGCGTGGGCCTGACCCGGCTGTACCTGGGCGTGCACTGGGCGTCGGACGTGGTGGCCGGCTGGCTGCTGGGCGGCTGCCTGGTGGCCGTCGCCGTGCTGGCGTACGAGCGGGCGGCCGCCCGGCGGGACGCCGCGTCCGCGTGA
- a CDS encoding DUF6421 family protein: MTEILVQDVTGGDVSADVRVVEHPAWPELKNAVQEIRPWQSADGSIDFEAEGAPSRAVVETTLDRVVSAVEQLSPLLPHDTAYHRALVADLRKWADGGFAVPDFLDSLLAFQPAANRADGLQHLVLFPMYTQNGNPDRNLEAVVLRMVWPEWLAELEATRYDNPLFCGITFEDFTDGYDTNSAVLFPETIAVREAPERFSWGGIFCDREAARFRRVTEAAVDILGLDLPDDIREMLGDQDRCEKAFVLWDMVHDRTHSHGDLPFDPFMIKQRQPFWMYGLEELRCDLTAFKEAVKLEAEGNAHGRDVQYAVLFDRMFRFPLSGDRNRNYDGLGGQLLFAYLHKHDVLRWTDNTLKIDWQRAPQVTNQLCGEIEQLYRDGIDRPKLVHWFAAYDLVSTYLAPHPGSRWAKGPDALDLGLPPRKLVDDVLPDEFPLSMFYEALSKKLKNVIASTKGITADNAGDQAAERVAA, encoded by the coding sequence ATGACGGAAATTCTTGTGCAGGATGTAACGGGCGGGGATGTTTCCGCCGATGTCCGGGTGGTCGAGCACCCGGCGTGGCCCGAGCTCAAGAATGCCGTGCAGGAGATCCGCCCCTGGCAGTCCGCGGACGGCTCCATCGACTTCGAGGCCGAGGGCGCCCCGTCCCGCGCCGTCGTCGAGACCACGCTCGACCGTGTCGTCTCCGCCGTCGAGCAGCTCTCCCCGCTGCTCCCGCACGACACCGCGTACCACCGGGCGCTCGTCGCCGACCTGCGCAAGTGGGCCGACGGCGGCTTCGCCGTGCCGGACTTCCTGGACTCGCTGCTGGCCTTCCAGCCCGCGGCCAACCGGGCCGACGGCCTCCAGCACCTGGTGCTGTTCCCGATGTACACGCAGAACGGCAACCCGGACCGCAACCTGGAAGCCGTCGTCCTGCGCATGGTCTGGCCGGAGTGGCTCGCCGAGCTCGAGGCCACCCGCTACGACAACCCGCTGTTCTGCGGCATCACCTTCGAGGACTTCACCGACGGCTACGACACCAACTCGGCCGTCCTGTTCCCCGAGACGATCGCCGTGCGCGAGGCCCCCGAGCGCTTCAGCTGGGGCGGCATCTTCTGCGACCGCGAGGCCGCCCGCTTCCGCCGCGTCACCGAGGCGGCCGTGGACATCCTCGGTCTCGACCTGCCCGACGACATCCGCGAGATGCTCGGCGACCAGGACCGCTGCGAGAAGGCCTTCGTGCTCTGGGACATGGTCCACGACCGCACCCACAGCCACGGCGACCTCCCGTTCGACCCGTTCATGATCAAGCAGCGCCAGCCGTTCTGGATGTACGGCCTGGAGGAGCTGCGCTGTGACCTCACCGCCTTCAAGGAGGCCGTGAAGCTGGAGGCCGAGGGCAACGCGCACGGCCGTGACGTCCAGTACGCCGTGCTGTTCGACCGGATGTTCCGCTTCCCGCTCAGCGGCGACCGCAACCGCAACTACGACGGCCTCGGCGGCCAGCTGCTCTTCGCCTACCTGCACAAGCACGACGTGCTGCGCTGGACCGACAACACGCTGAAGATCGACTGGCAGCGCGCCCCGCAGGTCACCAACCAGCTGTGCGGCGAGATCGAGCAGCTCTACCGCGACGGCATCGACCGCCCGAAGCTTGTCCACTGGTTCGCCGCGTACGACCTGGTGTCGACCTACCTCGCCCCGCACCCCGGCTCCCGCTGGGCCAAGGGCCCCGACGCCCTGGACCTGGGCCTGCCGCCGCGCAAGCTCGTCGACGACGTGCTTCCCGACGAGTTTCCGCTGAGCATGTTCTATGAGGCCCTCTCCAAGAAGCTGAAGAACGTGATCGCCTCCACCAAGGGCATCACCGCCGACAACGCCGGTGACCAGGCCGCCGAGAGGGTCGCCGCGTGA